A region from the Rosa rugosa chromosome 6, drRosRugo1.1, whole genome shotgun sequence genome encodes:
- the LOC133713361 gene encoding (R)-mandelonitrile lyase-like: MAMGFSLHLLLLFVHLAICSSEQTFPYMTSNVEEVAGRSFDYIVVGGGTAGCPLAATLSEKFSVLLVERGGSPYGDPFILESKYYGFSLLQTDEYTSPAQSFVSKDGVSNLRGRVLGGSSAINGGFYSRASKDFVKKVGWDNKGVRDAYEWVESRLSISKPDLTPWSHVVATSFLEAGICPYNGFSLEHIQGTKIGASSYDNQGRRHLSADLLPAGNPSKITVLLNATVNKVIFYRTRTTDEKIARGIRFIKSDGSSKQNYEAYVNQLQPDNSGSWGDVILTAGALGSPQILLLSGIGPQEQLNNFEIPLVLDLKGVGEGMQDNAAIGILANSKQEFRTPQPPKVVGIADDFKFIINVLILPISFNSTIIPVTGKIAFPDSVGKLELNSTDPRANPSVTFNYLSSEKDLAQCVKLTQLLELTLRSKSIASFLGSTEHRNKPMPTVNELRKLCKTTVRTFYHFHGGCTMGSVVDKNYRVYGVKGLRVIDGSTFLESPGTNPMATLLMLGRYQGLKILKDRK, from the exons ATGGCGATGGGGTTTTCATTGCATCTGTTGCTTCTATTTGTTCACTTGGCTATATGTTCTTCGGAGCAAACATTCCCCTATATGACTTCAAATGTCGAAGAAGTAGCCGGTAGGTCCTTCGACTACATTGTTGTTGGCGGAGGCACTGCAGGCTGCCCCCTAGCTGCAACCTTGTCTGAGAAATTCTCAGTGCTGTTGGTGGAACGAGGTGGCTCGCCTTATGGAGACCCCTTCATCTTAGAGTCAAAGTACTATGGATTCTCATTGCTCCAAACTGATGAATATACATCACCTGCACAAAGCTTTGTCTCGAAAGATGGTGTCAGCAATCTCAGAGGACGGGTGCTAGGAGGATCATCTGCTATTAATGGTGGGTTTTACAGCAGAGCAAGTAAGGATTTTGTCAAAAAGGTCGGGTGGGATAATAAGGGAGTTAGGGATGCTTATGAATGGGTGGAATCTAGATTAAGCATCTCTAAACCTGATTTGACTCCATGGTCGCATGTTGTTGCGACTAGCTTTCTTGAAGCTGGAATTTGCCCCTATAATGGTTTTAGTTTGGAGCATATTCAGGGAACAAAGATTGGTGCTAGTTCGTACGATAATCAGGGAAGAAGACACTTATCAGCTGATCTTCTACCGGCGGGAAATCCAAGCAAGATCACAGTTCTCTTGAATGCAACTGTAAACAAAGTCATCTTTTACAGAACTC GTACCACAGATGAGAAGATAGCTCGAGGTATAAGATTCATCAAGAGCGATGGCAGCTCGAAACAGAATTATGAAGCTTACGTGAACCAGCTGCAGCCAGATAACTCGGGTTCATGGGGTGATGTGATACTAACAGCAGGAGCTTTAGGCAGCCCTCAGATTTTGTTGTTAAGTGGCATTGGTCCTCAAGAACAGCTAAACAACTTTGAAATCCCGCTCGTACTCGACTTAAAGGGAGTTGGAGAAGGAATGCAAGACAATGCTGCTATTGGAATCTTAGCCAACTCCAAGCAGGAATTTCGAACACCACAACCTCCAAAAGTTGTTGGTATAGCAGATGACTTCAAATTCATAATCAATGTACTAATTTTACCTATTAGCTTCAATTCAACAATAATTCCCGTTACTGGCAAAATTGCCTTCCCGGATTCCGTAGGAAAGCTTGAACTCAACAGCACCGACCCCAGAGCAAACCCATCAGTGACATTCAACTACCTATCAAGCGAGAAAGACTTGGCACAATGTGTGAAGTTGACCCAGCTGCTTGAGCTAACCTTAAGGTCCAAATCAATTGCTTCCTTCCTGGGTTCGACTGAACACCGAAACAAGCCGATGCCTACTGTAAACGAGCTCCGGAAACTCTGCAAGACGACTGTCAGAACCTTCTACCACTTCCATGGTGGTTGCACTATGGGGTCAGTGGTCGACAAGAATTATAGGGTTTATGGTGTTAAAGGCTTGAGAGTGATTGATGGATCAACCTTCCTGGAATCACCAGGCACAAACCCAATGGCCACTCTGCTAATGCTTGGAAGATACCAAGGGCTCAAAATTCTTAAAGATAGAAAATAA